A genomic window from Pseudomonas cavernicola includes:
- a CDS encoding MFS transporter, which produces MTTHSQFALLGKKRFLPFFITQLLGAFNDNIFKQSLILAILFKLSVSGDRGVLVNLCALLFILPFFLFSALGGQFGEKFAKDALIRAIKLAEIVIMAVGAAGFMLNNLTLMFIALFGMGTHSALFGPVKYSILPAALRESELVGGNALVEMGTFLAILAGTISAGIMMSGHAYAPMVATAIVLVACCGYLASRGIPRAAAALPTLVLDWNIFRQSWAILRLGLGQRPAVSRSIVGNSWFWFLGAIYLTQIPAYAKEWLYGDETVVTLILTVFSVGIALGSMLCERLSGRKIEIGLVPFGSIGLTVFGILLWWHSGNFPQSTEALSWLAVLSHAQAWWVLADILGIGVFGGFYIVPLYALIQSRTAENERARVIAANNILNALFMVVSAIASILFLSVAKLSIPQLFLVVSLMNIAVNSYIFKIVPEFTMRFMIWLLSHSMYRVEHRGLQVIPDEGAAVLVCNHVSFVDALLVGGAVRRPIRFVMYYKIYNLPVLNFIFRTAGTVPIAGRSEDLLIYDQAFKKIGEYLKNGELVCIFPEGKLTSDGELNEFKNGIARILEENPVPVIPMALQGLWGSFFSRDPSKGLFRRLWSRITLVAGAPLAPEAADRATLQAQVAELRGSSR; this is translated from the coding sequence ATGACCACACACTCGCAATTCGCTTTGCTTGGTAAAAAGCGCTTCCTGCCGTTCTTCATCACGCAATTGCTCGGCGCTTTCAACGACAACATCTTCAAGCAGTCGCTGATCCTCGCTATCCTCTTCAAACTTAGTGTTTCAGGCGATCGGGGGGTATTGGTCAACCTCTGCGCACTGTTGTTTATCCTGCCGTTCTTCCTGTTCTCCGCCCTCGGTGGGCAGTTCGGCGAGAAGTTCGCCAAGGATGCGTTGATCCGGGCGATCAAGCTGGCCGAAATTGTCATCATGGCGGTCGGAGCCGCCGGTTTCATGTTGAATAACCTGACGCTGATGTTTATCGCGCTGTTCGGCATGGGCACCCACTCGGCGCTGTTCGGCCCGGTGAAATACTCGATCTTGCCGGCCGCGCTGCGTGAGAGTGAACTGGTCGGCGGCAACGCACTGGTGGAGATGGGGACCTTCCTGGCGATTCTCGCTGGCACCATCAGCGCCGGCATCATGATGTCGGGGCATGCTTACGCACCAATGGTGGCAACCGCGATTGTGCTGGTCGCTTGCTGCGGTTACCTGGCCAGTCGCGGCATTCCACGTGCGGCGGCCGCCTTGCCGACGTTGGTCTTGGACTGGAACATCTTTCGGCAGTCCTGGGCGATTCTGCGTTTGGGCTTGGGGCAGCGGCCGGCGGTGTCACGCTCGATTGTCGGCAATTCCTGGTTTTGGTTCCTCGGTGCTATTTATCTGACGCAGATTCCGGCCTACGCCAAAGAGTGGCTGTACGGCGACGAGACAGTGGTGACGCTGATCCTCACGGTGTTCTCGGTCGGTATCGCGTTGGGCTCGATGCTGTGCGAGCGGTTGTCGGGGCGCAAAATCGAGATCGGCTTGGTGCCGTTTGGCTCGATTGGTCTGACAGTGTTCGGCATCTTGCTTTGGTGGCACTCCGGCAATTTTCCGCAGAGTACCGAGGCGCTGAGCTGGCTCGCGGTGCTGAGCCATGCCCAGGCCTGGTGGGTGCTCGCGGATATTCTTGGGATTGGCGTGTTCGGCGGTTTCTACATCGTGCCGTTGTACGCGTTGATTCAGTCGCGGACCGCAGAGAACGAGCGGGCGCGGGTGATTGCGGCGAACAATATCCTCAACGCGCTGTTCATGGTGGTCTCGGCGATTGCTTCGATTTTGTTCTTGAGCGTAGCCAAGCTGTCGATTCCGCAACTGTTCCTGGTGGTGTCGCTGATGAACATCGCGGTGAACAGCTACATCTTCAAAATCGTCCCCGAATTCACTATGCGCTTCATGATCTGGCTGCTCAGCCATTCCATGTACCGTGTCGAGCACCGTGGTTTGCAGGTGATTCCCGATGAGGGCGCGGCCGTGCTGGTCTGCAACCACGTGTCCTTCGTCGATGCGCTGCTGGTAGGTGGTGCAGTACGGCGGCCGATCCGCTTCGTCATGTACTACAAAATCTACAACCTGCCGGTACTCAACTTCATCTTCCGCACTGCCGGTACGGTGCCGATCGCCGGGCGCAGTGAAGACCTGTTGATCTACGATCAGGCATTCAAAAAGATCGGCGAATACCTGAAAAATGGCGAACTGGTGTGCATCTTTCCCGAAGGTAAGTTGACCAGCGATGGCGAGCTTAATGAGTTCAAGAATGGCATCGCGCGCATCCTTGAGGAAAACCCGGTACCGGTGATTCCGATGGCGTTGCAGGGACTGTGGGGCAGCTTCTTCAGTCGCGATCCGAGCAAGGGCTTGTTCCGTCGTTTGTGGTCGCGTATCACCCTGGTGGCGGGTGCTCCGCTGGCACCGGAAGCGGCCGATCGTGCGACGCTGCAAGCGCAGGTGGCCGAGTTGCGCGGCAGTTCTCGTTAA